A window of Glycine soja cultivar W05 chromosome 2, ASM419377v2, whole genome shotgun sequence genomic DNA:
CTTGAATaataactattcaacttatataataaatcattcaaattaaaagtaaaaatagtaCATAATAGTTGTTTTCAAAATCCAACcaccaatttaaaaaattagtaaaacaaCATTTGTAATACTTACTTTTAACCTTGGAAACTTAGAAAGTATATATTGAATAACAAAACACTAAttgcaatataaaaaaatttagggatGTTTGCCTTGCAGTTTGGTTTGGATTCTGCATATCAAAGCACGAATCTAACCGAATCACATGGTTTGAAACATAAAAAACCAAACTAAACCAATGACCATTGATTATTATGCGGTTTTCGGTTTTAAGCTCGATTTGGTTCGATTTTAAACACTTCTTGGGAGTGAATTCAATACTTGTGCCCTTTTTAAGAATAGCTAATCTAGTTATTCTcaatttttatgtcttttttaagAATCTTTAGTGGGATTGAATCCACTTCTGACAGACATGTCTTTTTCAACAATATTGCATTGAAGGAATTTGAAGATAAGTCCATAGTATTTGttcctttattttcatttacaaTGTCAACCATCTATTCATCAAATTTCTCAATTAGGTCTTCTTTACATGAAATGACATGTGTTAgttatgtattaaaaaatatcacatttgttcctttattttcatctataaCTAATTGTTTTATCTTGTGTAACATCCTCAACTGTTGTTGCTTTTGATGCATCAATTTGTAGATCAAAGTTTGTGACACCTTAGTATGAATCCTTAATACAATGTAGTTGTTCTTAACTTGTGGGAAGTCTTTAATCTTTTGATGTAGTTTCCGAGTCCTGGTCTTCCCTTCGTTGAATTTCTTCTCCTTCAAGTGCCTCCTTTTCACTTTTGAAGTCTCTTTTAGCTTTAGTTAGATTTTGTCATGTATGGTCTTTTTGACCAAACAAGGATAGTTTTGAAAACTATTTATTAAGGTTCCGTTTGGggtgatttttcattttcaatttcaaaatatttgaaaatcaaattcaatttttgttttgaatttttaattccaactttgattttgaaaacttgcaaaatagaaaaggaactttataattaatttcaaaatcattccCAAATTTCTCCATGTATCTTCAACATCAAAATTTTGTAATTCCAAAAAAGGTCAATCTAATGGATTGCTGACCAGCGGTTAGCAATTTCGGCCATTGATTGCGATTGTTACCGGTGATCGGTGAATGGAGACCGCGACCGCAACCATTACAAACGATTGGTGATGCAAGCGACGACCGCACTCGTTACTAGTTGGCGACTAATGATTGGAGACTGTGATTGGCAAAGTGAGAAAGAGTAGCTTGAGGGAGAAGTGTTAGAGGATTAGAGTAAAACCAACAACCAAAACCTACAAacctatttttattgtttttgaaacgaggtaaaaactattttgaaaagaagcaaaaaaatcaattcaacccCATTTTTGTCCAACacgttttcattttaaaattacattttaaaacaaaaatcaaaaactGACATCCACCTCGAACAAGACCTAAAATGTGAAGAAAAATACTAATCAATTTGATGTAGTTACTTTAGGCTTGATATGCTAtcccaattttttttaggtGCCACTTGTGAGCATCTTCACATGAAGTTTTACATGTTGGCATGTGCAATAACACAAGTAAATGCAAGTAAATATTTacacataaaacaaaaaagtaaattaaagtataaaacATGCTAGgtcaatgtaatttttaaacaaGTAGATGCAATTTCCATCATATTTCGAAAAAAGTGTTTGTGTAGTGAACATATTGGATGGAGAGGGTAacttatgataaaatttatttcatgatCCAAAATTTTGTCACATTCTTGAGGAAAATATCAAATAGCAAGGAATAACATGATGAACAACTATATTAGACAACATAACTTACACTTTCAATGTACACAAAAGGTACTAATAGTACATCATCATCCAAAACCTGCGTTCATTGTTCAAACTTGTTGTTTAAACCTTTTGCCCTTACCTCTTTCATCAGTGTTAAACTAGTTGTTTATTAGGGTTTGCACTGGATAGGCCCCTATCAAAACTTAGGCCTAAGACTAAAAAAGAATGCGATATGAGCATCTAAATAAAGATGACTTGTGAGGTGAGACAAAATTCTTCCTCACTAAGATGTTTCTTCCAGAAAGACTAGGTGATCTGCTCTTCCTTCAACTGAAGCCGTGCGACCGGCTGTTGTTCATTTCCTCCCATACCTCTGCTGCCAAAATTATGCTTCTCGGGATTGGTGTTATGTGATTTTAACTGTGATGCAGTATTGCTGGCCATAGTGTGGCTGTTAGTCTTAGCTGCTGGCACATCATGATTGTGTTTTCCTTCATATGTCGTTATGACAGCTTTAGGGTCTGTTGAAGCCCTCTCCACATGCTTCCGCACATTGCAACCTTGCGTTGTACATTTGTAATAGCTCCTGTGCATGATATAAGCAAGCATCAGCATTATTTTTTTCAGGACAAGACAAGGTTTACATAAAGTAGTATAGATAATCTGAGTGATGAATTGAACAGATCGAACATTTCTTTAAACAAGTTCAGGGCAATCATATCAGTCATGACTAGTTCAATAGATGGAATCAAAGTGTGGAGGAGAAGCAATATCACCTAGGATAAGGGTTGCCTTTGACAACTTTCTGCCCATATTTTCGCCATCTATACCCATCATCTAAGAGATCAACTTCACTTGTTGTTTGCACAATGATTCGAGGCTCGGTGACAGTCCTATGTGAAGAAGGTGGATCTGACTGCGAGACTTCTGCTTTTCTGCAGAATTATAACAACTCTAAGATCAGAAAAGACACATGATGTTAGGAACCGAGaataaaaatggaaagaaaagaaatgtttTATTGAATAGAATGAAAGAATAGAAAATAGGAGAGGGAGATCTCCTCCAAGGGTTTCCTCTTTTGTCTTCACCAAGGATCTCCTTTCACAGAGAACAAACACTCAATTTACAAATGATAACCAAATAGAGAATGCATCATTTCCCCTTAATTCCCCTTATTTAGATCTAATTAATTCCTATGGCCAACTAATTAATTACTCTAACTCTGTAACTAGTTTTCCCTTCCCTTCTATCTTAACTCCTAACAAACAATTATCCAACAAGAACAGATTTATATAGAATAAAAGCTTACCTCCTCTTGGGCTCAGGCTCAACATTTTTCTCATCCACTTCAGTTTCATGATCAGCTACTTCCTCGCTGTCACTTGTTCCTGATAGACGATCAGCTGTTGCCTGACTTGACTCGGGATCCATCTTAGACATTGAGTTTGTACTCGTCCCTTGATACGTTGAATCTACATTCCCTTgcatatttgaattttcatttgaagTCATGGTGTCTTTTGAGCACTTGTTAGGATGAGGACATTGATGGTTGTGTTCTCCTTTATAAATAATTGCAGTTACATGACCCTCAAGCGAGCGCTCGACCTTTTTCTTGACAGGACAGTTTGGATTCGTGCACTTGTAATAACTTCGAGGAAACTCACTACCCTTGACCTGTTTCTGCCCATACTTCCTCCAGTTGTAGCCATCATCTGCAGGCTTATCAACATTCAACAATGATGATTGCAATCTTTGTTCTGAGTGAGAATGATCAATGGATTCAGTCATTGCAGCCCAAGAGTCAGAAGTTAGAGGTGGCATCAGCTGTTGAGTTGTATTGGAAGCAGCTGCAGGAGCCTGTGTCAATGAATGTTCGGCTTGGATATGCATATTGGAGTTGGCTTGTGAAGCCTGAGCTGAGACCTGTGCTAGGGCCTGCTGGTGT
This region includes:
- the LOC114386973 gene encoding probable WRKY transcription factor 4, whose amino-acid sequence is MAGGGGGDRPPWKEAEPPRPTITLPPRSGSMESLFNGGFSPGPMTLLSSFWGDGDDGKSFSQLLAGAMSSPVAGAVAPGVMDSPGLFSSSQVSFGMTHQQALAQVSAQASQANSNMHIQAEHSLTQAPAAASNTTQQLMPPLTSDSWAAMTESIDHSHSEQRLQSSLLNVDKPADDGYNWRKYGQKQVKGSEFPRSYYKCTNPNCPVKKKVERSLEGHVTAIIYKGEHNHQCPHPNKCSKDTMTSNENSNMQGNVDSTYQGTSTNSMSKMDPESSQATADRLSGTSDSEEVADHETEVDEKNVEPEPKRRKAEVSQSDPPSSHRTVTEPRIIVQTTSEVDLLDDGYRWRKYGQKVVKGNPYPRSYYKCTTQGCNVRKHVERASTDPKAVITTYEGKHNHDVPAAKTNSHTMASNTASQLKSHNTNPEKHNFGSRGMGGNEQQPVARLQLKEEQIT